Below is a window of Rhodospirillaceae bacterium DNA.
CGCGGGCTGGCGGGCGCTGCATCCGGGCGGGCCGCCGTTCACGCTCTCGGACTACCGCGCGTTCGTCTGCGCCTCGCTGGCTGGCCCGTCCGGCCCGGCGCCTGAGACCGCGCTCTCGGCCTTCCGCCGGGCGCTCGAAGGGACCCTTGCCTCGGCGGGCGCCACGACGCGCCGGCTCGCGCCGGACGCGCTGCTGTCGCTCGCCGCCGAGCTCGTCGCGCCCGATGCCGCGCCCCTTCCGGAGGCCGGGACGGCGACGCCGCTGCACCGCCCGCGGCGGCGCTGGTCGCCCCGCGATCCGCTGCATCTCCAGTGCGCCGCCCCCGGCCGCGCGCTCACCGTCGCACCCACGGGACTGGTGTTCCACCGGCCCGGCGGCGAGGACGTGGCCGTGAGGGTGCTGACGGCCGCGACCTTCCC
It encodes the following:
- a CDS encoding TraC family protein yields the protein MTSIGSGLARRLLDLFEGPAGLEPWSPPETAAALAELLPWRAFDERGELYVNAGSVGFAIEIPPFAGIDAETLGALAGTLADAAPERCTVQVIHWASPRFGAALDAWAGPRGHAGGVQAGMARRRLRLLEGAGWRALHPGGPPFTLSDYRAFVCASLAGPSGPAPETALSAFRRALEGTLASAGATTRRLAPDALLSLAAELVAPDAAPLPEAGTATPLHRPRRRWSPRDPLHLQCAAPGRALTVAPTGLVFHRPGGEDVAVRVLTAATFP